In one Nicotiana tomentosiformis chromosome 6, ASM39032v3, whole genome shotgun sequence genomic region, the following are encoded:
- the LOC138893735 gene encoding uncharacterized protein, producing MAFSIGMDDGTLRYQGRLSVPNVDGLRERIMTEAHTSRYSVHPGSTKMYHDLKEVYWWNDMKRNVVGDPSTIVPVETIEVNEELSYEEIPVAILDRQVRKLRNKKIASMKVLWRNQQVEEANWEAEEEMKKKYPYLFV from the exons atggccttttctattggcatggatgatggtacactaaggtaccaggGGCGACTATCTGTTCCAaacgtggatggtctccgtgaaagaattatgactgaagctcacacttctaggtattccgtgcacccaggttctacgaaaatgtatcatgatctgaaggaagtctactggtggaatgatatgaagaggaat gtagttggagatccgtcaacTATTGtaccggttgagaccattgaggttaatgaagaactgtcatatgaagaaattccagttgccattcttgataggcaagtccgaaagttgaggaataaaaaAATTGCCTCTATGaaggtgttgtggcgaaaccagcaAGTTGAAGAAGCTaattgggaggccgaggaagaaatgaaaaagaagtatccttacttgtttgtataA